From the Tenacibaculum dicentrarchi genome, the window ATTGTAAAACTAGATAAATGATAAGAGCCTTATTTTATAAGGAACAGAATCCAGCTTAACGGTCTGCTTTTTTTAACTTTTAATACTAAAAATCCCTTAAAACAATGGTTGTTTTAAGGGATTTTCAATTAGGTTAAATTGCTAATTTGATAATAAATTAACATTTTAGGTTACTTGTATTTATGATTTATTGTTTTTTTAAATAAAAAATTATTTTAAACTTAGTATTTAAGTCATTTTATTGTTTATCTTTTAAAATTGAGTTAAAAATAGTACTTTTGTGTAGCAAAAATTAACTGAAATATATGGGCTTTGACATTGATATGGTCAAAGGAATTTATTGTAAATCTGAAAAAGTATAAAACAATTAGATGATTTAGCAGTAATCCATTAACATTAAAAACAAATCTTTTATGAGTATTTATAAAGATTATATAAAGGAAATTGAAGTTCGTAAAACTCAAGAACTTCATCCTAAACCAATTGATGGTGCTGAATTACTAAGCGAAATCATTACACAAATTAAAGATGTAAAAAATGAATACAGAGAAGATTCTCTAAACTTTTTTATCTATAATGTATTACCAGGAACAACAGCAGCAGCAACTGTAAAAGCATCATTTTTAAAAGAAATTATTTTAGGTGAAACTACACTTAAAGAAATTACACCTTCTTTTGCATTCGAACAATTATCACACATGAAGGGAGGTCCTTCAATAAAAGTATTGTTAGATATTGCTTTAGGAAATGATACTTCTTTAGCAAAACAAGCAAGTGAAGTTTTAAAAACGCAAGTTTTTCTTTACGAAGCAGATACTGAACGTTTAGAAGATGCTTTCAAAAACGGAAATAATTTCGCAAAAGAGATTATAGAAAGTTATGCTAAAGCTGAGTTTTTTACAAAGCTTCCTGAAATTGAAGAGGAAATTAAAATAGTTACTTTTGTAGCAGGTATCGGAGATATTTCTACTGATTTACTTTCGCCAGGAGGTGATGCACATTCTCGTTCTGATAGAGAATTACATGGTCAATGTTTGTTTGAACATAATAAAGAGAAACAACAAGAACTGATTGCTTTACAGAAACAACACCCTGATAAAAGAGTGATGTTAATTGCCGATAAAGGTACAATGGGAGTTGGTTCATCTAGAATGTCTGGTGTAAATAATGTGGCTTTATGGACAGGTATAAAATCGAGTCCTTATGTTCCTTTTATAAATATAGCGCCAATTATTGCTGGTACAAACGGAATTTCTCCAATTTTTTTAACAACTGTTGGAGTAACTGGAGGTATTGGTATTGATCTTAAAAACTGGGTTAAACAAAAAGATGAAGCAGGTAATACTGTTAGAGATGAAGATGGAGAACCTATTTTAAAAGAAGCATACTCTGTAGCTACAGGTACTGTACTTACTGTAAATACTAAAGAAAAAAAATTATATAATGGCGATAAAGAATTAATGGACATTTCCGCTTCATTAACTCCTCAAAAAGCCGAGTTTATAAAAGCTGGAGGGTCTTACGCTGTTGTATTTGGTAAAAAATTACAAGCCTTTGCTTCAAAAGCATTAGGTACTGATATTATTCCTGTATTTGCTTCATCAAAAGAAATTTCAATTGAAGGACAAGGACTTACAGCTGTAGAGAAAATATTTAATAAAAATGCTGTTGGTACAACTCCAGGTAAAGTTTTACATGCAGGTTCTGATGTTCGTGTAGAAGTAAATATTGTAGGTTCACAAGATACTACTGGACTAATGACTTCTCAAGAATTAGAGATGATGGCAGCAACTGTAATTTCTCCTATTGTTGATGGTGGATACCAATCGGGTTGTCATACCGCTTCAGTTTGGGACGAAAAATCAAAAGCAAATATTCCTAGACTGATGAAGTTTATGAATGATTTTGGTTTGATAACTGCAAGAGATCCTGAGAATAAGTATAAACCAATGACCGATGTAATTCACAAAGTTTTAAACGACCTTACTGTGGATGATTGGGCAATAATTATCGGTGGAGATTCTCATACAAGAATGTCAAAAGGTGTTGCTTTTGGTGCAGATTCAGGAACCGTTGCCCTGGCTCTTGCTACAGGTGAGGCGTCTATGCCAATTCCGCAATCGGTAAAAGTTACCTTTAAAGGAGAGATGAAAAGCTATATGGATTTTCGTGATGTTGTTCATGCAACTCAATCTCAAATGCTTGATAAATTTGATGGTGAAAATGTTTTTCAAGGAAAAATTATTGAAGTTCATATAGGAACACTTACTGCCGATCAAGCATTTACTTTTACAGATTGGACTGCAGAAATGAAAGCAAAAGCTTCTATTTGTATTTCTGAAGATACTACTTTAATCGAATCTTTAGAGATTGCGAAAGGTAGAATTCAGATTATGATTGACAAGAAAATGGACAACCAAAAACAGGTTCTTCAAGGATTGATTGATATTGCTGATAAAAGAATTTTAGAAATTAAATCTGGTGATAAGCCAGCATTAACTCCTGATGCAAATGCAAATTATTTCGCAGAATTTGAAGTAGATTTAGATCTTATCAATGAGCCAATGATTGCAGATCCTGATGTATATAATGACGATGTTTCTAAACGTTATACGCATGATACTATTAGACCGCTTTCTTTTTATGGAGGAGATAAAAAAGTAGATTTAGGATTTATTGGGTCGTGTATGGTTCATAAAGGCGATATGAAAATTTTGGCTCAAATGCTTAAAAACATTGAAGAGCAAAAGGGGAAGGTTGAATTTAAAGCTCCTTTAGTTGTTGCACCACCTACCTATAATATTGTAGATGAGTTAAAAACAGAAGGTGATTGGGAGGTTTTACAAAAATATTCTGGTTTCGAATTTGACGATAATGCCCCTAAAGGATCGGCACGTACAAAATACGAAAACATGTTATATTTAGAGCGTCCTGGTTGTAACCTTTGTATGGGGAATCAAGAAAAAGCATCGGTTGGTGATACTGTAATGGCAACATCTACACGTCTTTTTCAAGGAAGAGTTGTTAAAGATTCTAAAGAGAAAAAAGGAGAATCGTTACTTTCATCAACACCAGTTGTCGTTTTATCTACAATATTAGGAAGAACTCCTTCGATTGAAGAATACGTTGAAGCGGTAAAAGGTATCAACTTAACAATGTTTAAGCCTTCTCATAAATTATTAGTGAAATAATTATAGGATGATTTAATAAAAATCATTTTAATATAATAGTTATCAAAACCAATGAAGTTCGCTTCATTGGTTTTTTTGTTTTTCTAAATTAATAGATGTTTAAAGCTAATTAGAAGATAAAAAGATTCAAAAAATTATATCTACCGATTTCAGAAATAGTAAATATATTTTCGAGTATTTGTTTAGTTTCACTCAGAGTCAATATTCTTCAATTAAGTTTAATCGAATTGTAGATATGGAAATTGGTATTAATGAAAAAGGTGAGTTTCCATCAAAATTTAAATGGCTTAAAGGAAATATTGGTAAAATAAAATTAACAGCATTCCAAGGAAAAAATATTGAACAAACAGATATTATAAGTCTTGGTAAATCAGGAGTTTTAATTTTTGGAGAAATGGAAGCAGAGTATCAGTTCAATTATGCTGATGCTAAAGGAATTTGTTTTATACAATTTGGATTTCCAAAATATTATGTAAAACAAAAAAGGATTGAATTTGAAACTAAAATATCAAAAATTGAATTAGAAAAAAAATTTTCACACATCTCAAGAATAAAACTTAAACGGGATATATTAAAAGAGTTTCAGAGAGAAAAACATAATATTTTTGAACTATTTAAAAAAGAAGGTAAGGTTGATGTTTCTGATAAAGATTTACAAGGTCAATATTCAATGGAAATTTAAAAAAAATAAAGATAGTCTTTTAAGAATTTAAAAATTAAAACCAAACTCTCGTTATTCTGAATTTATTTCAGCATCGCATAAAGTGAATAAATACAGATACGGCAAATCAGGATGTGAAACTGAAATAAATTCAGTTTGACGGATTCTATTTTACAGCGAAGCGATAAAAGATAAAACCGTTTTTTAATGAAATTTAAAATTTTAAAATTCATTAAAAACAGAAGGAGATTATAAGAATAAAAAAAATTATATTTGTGTAGATTGTATTCTACAAATTTTCTAGCCTATAACTAAGATTATTTTTGGAATAAAATTATTATTAACAGTTTTTTTAGCCTATAACTAAAATACACTAAATGGTAATTTACAATTAGAAACAAGTTTTAGAAGTTAAATTAAAAGAGTATTTTGATAAGTTTTATTTATATATTTGACTTCATTAAAAATAATGAAACATGAAACTTTTAAAAGATAAGACAGCAATTATTACAGGAGCTACTAGAGGAATCGGTAGAGGAATAGCATTAGAATTTGCAAACCAAGGATGTAATATTGCGTTTACTTATAGTTCATCGGTTGAAGCAGCAACTGCTTTGGAAAATGAATTAACAAATTTAGGTATAAAAGCAAAAGGATACCAATCTAACGCAGCTGATTTTGATGCAGCTCAAGAATTAGCAAAAAATGTTTTAGAGGAATTTAAAACAATTGACGTACTTGTAAATAATGCGGGTATTACTAAAGACAATTTATTAATGCGTATTTCAGAAACTGATTTTGATAAGGTTATTGAAGTTAATTTAAAATCTGTTTTTAATTTAACAAAAGCTGTTATTAGACCAATGATGAAACAACGAGCGGGCTCAATTATTAATATGAGTTCAGTAGTTGGATTAAAAGGAAATGCGGGTCAGGCAAATTATGCAGCTTCAAAAGCAGGAATTTTAGGTTTTTCTAAATCGGTAGCTTTAGAGTTAGGTTCAAGAAATATTAGAAGTAACGTAGTTGCTCCTGGTTTTATTGAAACTGAAATGACAGCAAAATTAGATGAAAAAGTGGTAGATGCTTGGCGTAATGATATTCCTTTAAAAAGAGGAGGTACTCCAAAAGATATTGCAAACGCTTGTGTATTTTTAGCTTCGGATATGAGTGCGTATATTACAGGACAAACATTATCGGTTGACGGAGGAATGTTAACATAAAATATTTAATCAATAAAAAAAGCGTAGCAAATTGCTACGCTTTTTTTTTTATTGATTAAATTCATTAAAACTACCATCGTTATACAGCAGTATAATTTTAACTAATTTTTTATCGCCGATATTAGGTGTCTTCATTTCTAAATCAACTTTTTCTATTAAATTTTTATCTTGAGAGAGTAGAGTAGGCTTTGTTTCCTCTTTATCTTCTTCAATTTCTGGTACAACAACAATTTTTTCTTTTTTAGGAAATTCACCTTCGCCATATAAAAACCAATATAAGTCTACTTCAGGAAATTTATTAACCGTTTTCATAACAAAATCTAAACTAGGTTTATTTCTACCAGATAGAAGATGAGATATACTAGAGCGTTGAACCTCTATAGTATCTGCAAAAGTTGACGATGTTAAATTGTAATACGAAAGTATTTTTTTTAATCTGATAAGTATGTCCATAACTAAATTACATTTGTGTATTTGTGTTCACTAAGTCAAAAATACACATTTGTAACTCACAAACAAAGTATTTAACAAAATATATTTTATTAAATACTAAAAAATGAAGAGTTTTTTATTTGTAATTATAAATATTATAACACAATCAGTTTTTTATAATACGTGTAGTAAGACCTGTTTAAATTTCATTTTTATTCATTTAAAAATTATATTTTATAGTAGTTGAAAAATCGAATTGATTTTCCGTAGTTCTTTTCTTCTCTTTAGCGATTCTGAATTCTGAAAATTCTGAAATAAATTCAGGAGACAATAATTGTTTTTTTTTTAACAGTTTTATATTTTCTTATTTATATAATCGAATCGAATAGGAGAGAGGAACAGTAAATTGTTTATTAATATAATATTAAATAGCGAGTAAAGTATTATTATCTTAAAAGTTTTAGATTTTTAAATTTATCTACAAAATCCATATATTACATATGTAAATAAAAGTTTTAGGTTACAAATCAAAAGATGACCGATTACTATTGTAACTATATAGAGTGATGAACAGCTATGTAATATTGTAAACTGTGAAGAAGATCACAAGAGTCAGAGTTTTTACGTGCGTGTGGTAAAAGAAGAGCATGTATTGTAGCTAATAATAATTTACAATTGTGTTTATTTAGCTTGCGTCACGAGTAATTCAATTGATTTACAATTGTATTTTTCATATCCTATTAGACACCGGAAAACAGTTTACATAAGTTAAATTAAGTTAAGTTGTTTGTTTTGTTGTTTAGTATTGTAAATTATTAAAACATCAATATGTTCTTGTTGTTAAAGTTTTACAGGACAAATAATAGTAATATACCTTTACTTTCATACATACTTTTAAAAATTAAAAATTGAAGTTTGTCTGTTTTGTCTGTTTTTTTATTTACTTTATATTTACCTGTTTTAAATTTCACCTGAAAAAAACAACAGGTAAAATAAAAAATATTATTTATCGGTCAACTGAATTTTATTTCAGATTTCAGATTCACATCTTTATTGTATCTGTTGATGCAAATAAAGTAATTCAGTATGATGTTTATCTGTTAAAAAAAAACTTTGTAACATACATAACAGAATGGTAAGGAATCGAATTGTTAAAGGAATTAAAATGTATCGATAATTTGAACTTTTTATGTTGGTGTTAACTTTGACCTTAAAATAAATGGATACTAAAAAATCCGTAATTTTATCTGTGAAATAATCGAAAGATTGAATTTAGCACAAATTTCTAGCCCCGATTGAAGTAATTGTTTGAGCTCCTTTTTTGATTTTTTTCAAAAAAGAGCGAGTGCGAAAAGCGGGAAATTGCTTCAAAAAAAATAATATAGAAATAGTAGGCTAAAATAAGGTAAGAAATTAAATCGGACAAAAGGAGTTTGTTTTAGGTTTATATTTTATATCCTAATTTGCCGTAATTACTCCTGGTTGATACGATGCTGAAATTAAATTCAGCATGACGATAATTTAGTTTTAATTTAATCTCTTAAAATGAAAAGGAATCGTAAAATAAAAAAAGCCTGAACAATTTGTTCAGGCTTAACAAAATAAAAAATTATGATTATTTTATATAAGGTAGGTACTAAAAAAAATGTTTGATTTATTTCTTATTTTCAATCCAAGTTTTAGCATTTACAAATGCTTCTAACCAAGGTGAAACTTCGTCTTTTCTTCCGGCAGGGTAGTTTGCCCAGTTCCATTGGAAAGTTGAACGTTCAATATGTGGCATTGTTACTAAATGACGACCTGTAGCATCACATAACATTGCTGTGTTATAATCTGAACCATTAGGATTATTAGGATAACCTTCATATCCATATTTAGCTACGATACTATAATTCGTTTCTGCTTCTGGTAAGTTAAATTTACCTTCACCATGAGAAATCCAAACACCTAATTCAGTTCCTGCTAAAGAAGATAACATTACCGAATTATTCTCTTGAATTTTAACAGAAGTAAATGAGCTTTCATGTTTCTTAGAATCGTTATGAACTAATCGACCATGTACTTTATGATCAGGATTGATTAAATCTAATTCCATCCATAATTGAGCACCATTACAAATTCCTACAGATAAAGTGTCTTCACGTTTAAAGAAATTCTTTAAAGCGGTATTTGCTTTTTCATTATATAAAAATGCTCCAGCCCAACCTTTTGCAGAACCTAAAACATCAGAATTAGAAAAACCACCAACAGCTCCAATAAATTGAATATCTTCTAAAGTTTCACGACCAGAAATTAAATCTGTCATGTGAACATCTTTAACATCGAAACCAGCTAAATACATTGCATTTGCCATTTCACGTTCAGAGTTTGAACCCTTTTCACGAATAATAGCTGCTTTTGGTCTGTCTTTTTTATCCGAAGAACCTAAAACATCTGCAATTTTTCCTGTAAAATTAGTAGGGAAAGTGTATTTTAAAGGTTGATTTTTATAGTTGTCAAACCTATTTTTAGCTAAACCATTTGCAGTTTGCTTGTCGTCTAATAAATAAGAAGTTTTATACCAAGTATCTCTAACTTCAGAAACATCAAAAGAGAAATTATCTTCATTATTTTTAATGGTAACTTTACCTGAATCATTTGCTGTTCCAATAGTGAAGAACTCAATATTATTTTCTGATAAAATAGTTTCTACTGAAGCATCAGCTTGAAAAACAATTCCTGCATTTTCAGCAAATAAAACTTTTAATGAATCTTCTTCGTTTAAAGAAGAGATATCGAAATCAGCTCCTAAATTAACATCAGCAAAACACATTTCTAATAAAGTAGTTAATAATCCACCAGAAGCAACATCGTGTCCAGCAGAAATTTTATCAGCTTTAATTAAATTTTGAATCGTATTAAAAGCATCTTTTAAGAAGGCTGCATTTGTAATATCTGGAGCTTCATTTCCAATAGTATTTAACACTTGATTGAAAGAACTACCACCTAATTTGAAAGAATCTTGCGAAATATTGATATAATAAATGCTTTCTCCATTTTTTTGTAAAACAGGTTCTACTACTTTAGATAGGTTGTTGCAATTTGCTGTTGCAGAGATTATTACAGTACCTGGGGAAATCACTTCATCTTCCTTGTATTTCTGTTTCATTGATAAAGAATCCTTTCCTGTTGGCACGTTGATACCTAAATCAATAGATAACTCAGAAATAGCTTTTACCGCTTTATATAAACGAGCATCTTCACCTTCATTTTTACAAGGCCACATCCAATTTGCTGATAAAGAAACCGAAGCTAAATTATCTTTTAAAGGTGCCCAAATAATATTTGTTAATGATTCTGCAATTGAATTTCTACTACCTGCTGCAGGGTTAATTAATGCAGAAATAGGCGAGTGTCCTATAGTAGTTGCAATTCCTTCTTTTCCGTTATAATCTAGTGCCATAACACCAACATTATTTAAAGGAATTTGTAAAGGACCAACACATTGTTGTTTTGCTACTTTACCACCAACACATCTATCAACTTTATTGGTTAACCAATCTTTACAAGCAACTGCTTCTAATTGTAAAACTTGATTTAAATAGATGTTTAAATTCTTCGTTTTATATCTTGAATTTTTGTAATTTCTTACAATAGTTTTATCAGTTAAAACAGTTTTAGGAGAACTACCAAACATATCTTCTAAAGCTAAATCCATAGGTTTATCACCTTTAGTTTCAGATTCAAAAGTAAAACGATTATCACCAGTAACATCACCAACAGTATATATTGGAGAACGCTCACGTTCAGCAATTTTTTGTAAAGTATCAATATGTTTTTCAGCGATAACTAATCCCATTCTTTCTTGAGACTCGTTTCCGATAATTTCTTTTGCTGATAAAGTAGGGTCTCCAACAGGTAAGTTATCTAAATTGATTTTACCTCCAGTATCTTCCACTAATTCAGATAAACAGTTTAAATGTCCACCAGCACCATGGTCATGAATCGAAACGATAAAGTTCTCATCGCTTTCTACCATTCCACGAACGGCGTTAGCGGCACGTTTTTGCATTTCAGGATTCGAACGCTGTACGGCGTTTAATTCAATTCCTGAAGCAAATTCACCAGTATCTGCAGATGAAACTGCAGCACCACCCATACCAATTCTATAGTTTTCACCACCAAGAATTACAATTTTATCTCCTTCTTTAGGTGTCTCTTTTAATGCTTGTTCAGCTTTACCGTATCCAATACCACCAGCTTGCATTATTACTTTATCAAAACCTAATTTTCTAGGTTTAGCATCACTTGAAGCAGTGTTTTCTTCGTGTTCAAAAGTTAATACAGAACCTGTAATTAACGGCTGACCAAATTTGTTTCCAAAATCAGATGCTCCGTTAGATGCTTTTATTAAAATATCCATCGGAGTTTGGTATAACCAATCTCTAGCTTCAAATTTATTTTCCCAGAATCTTGTATTTTTAACTGAATCGATAGAAGCTTCTAAACGAGAGTAAGAAGTCATATAAACCGCTGTTCCTGCTAAAGGTAAAGAACCTTTTCCTCCAGCAAGTCTATCTCTAATTTCTCCTCCTGAACCTGTTGCAGCTCCGTTAAAAGGCTCTACAGTAGTAGGGAAGTTGTGAGTTTCTGCTTTTAATGAAATTACAGATTCAAACTCTTTAGTTTCATAAAAATCAGGCTTATCAGCCGATTTTGGTGCAAATTGTTCAACTTTAGGACCTTTTATAAAAGCAACATTATCTTTATATGCTGAAACAATATCGTTAGGAAATTGTTTAGATGTTTCTTTTATCAATTTGAATAAAGATGTTGGCATCTCTTCACCATCAATAACAAAAGTTCCGTTAAATATTTTATGACGACAATGTTCTGAATTTACTTGGCTAAAACCAAAAACTTCAGAATCTGTTAATTTTCGTCCTATTTTTGTTGCTACTCCTTCTAAATATTCAACTTCTTCATCGCTTAAAGCCAAACCTTCTTTTTCATTATAAGTGGCAATGTCTTCAATGTCTAAAATTGGTTCTGGTTGAATATCGATTGTAAAACTATCTTGTTTTAAACCATCGTATTTTTGAGAAATCATTGGGTCGAAATCTGAATAATCGGCTGAAACAACGTCAAATTCTTCTATTCTGATAATATCAGAAATACCCATATTTTGAGTTATTTCTACGGCATTGGTACTCCAAGGAGTAATCATTGCAGCTCTTGGACCAACAAAAAAGAGCTCTAAAGATGTCTCATTTATTTTAGGTTGTTCTCCAAATAACCAGGTAAGTTTTGAAATAGTTTCTGTAGATAATTCTTTTGTTGTTTGAACAGTAAATATTTTACTGCTAACGTTTCCAAAGAAATGAATCATTATTTTGCTGTATTAAGTTGTGTTTGTGTTGTTTTTTTATCAATTTTAATTGACAAATTTACTTATTTTCAAATTAAATAAACAGATAAAAAACAGATAAAATTCAGTAAACGCATAAAAAAAACAACAAATTTTGCTGTTTTTTATTTAATTTCTATCAGGAACTCTATTTATTTCAATTTTACCTTTTTTACGTACTTTGTAATTTTCGTAGCAATTTAAAACGGCTTCAATTATTTGTAAGTCACTTGCTTTTTTGATAAAATAGGCTGAATAATCACAGTCTGTTAGCAGTTTATTTAACTCTTGTTTATCCATCTCTAAATATTCCATCATTACTTCTCTATCAAATTTACCTGCAAGCATTTTACGTAAATCGTCTTTTTTCTTTAGTTTTTGTAATTTTTTAAGTTGCTTAGGTTTTCTTCCGAAGAGGTTATAGATTAAATCAACAGGGTTTAATAATTTTGAAATCGGCGATGTTATTTTTTGAGGTTTACCTATTTCATAGGTTTGCGGCAGTCCATTGATATGGATTCGTGTAAATTTATCTTTAGGAACTTGTTTTACATCTATTTCTAAAACGCCAATTAATGCTGTTGATTTAATAACAACTTCTTTAATCTCTTCGGGTTTTTCTTGTAATGAAATAACCACTTCGTTTCCTTTTAGCAAATCGTTAGTTACTTTTAATTTGATAGAAGAGAAGCCGATAAAAGACACTAAAACAGTATCATTTGCTTTTGATGTTACTTCAAAAAGTCCTTTTTCGTTGGTAATAGTACCAACAACCGAGTTTAAATTTAAAATATGCGCAGCGCTTAACGGTTTTTTGGTTTTCGCATCAATAACCTGTCCTTTTAATTGCTGAGAATACCCTGAAAAGGAGATACATATAAGTAAGGTAAGAAATAAGTATGTTTTTTGCATGCTGCAATAATAAGGATTATTGCTATGAAATTAGTTAAGAAACTGTGAAATTGAAAAATTGGAAGAATAATTTAGGAGGAGGTTTTATCTCTTATTTATAAAAAAAACTGCTTCAAATCTGAAGCAGTTTAAAAAGTGCACGTAACAAGAGTCGAACTTGCACATCCTTACGAATACAAGCCCCTCAAGCCTGCGCGTCTACCAATTCCGCCATACGTGCGTGCTAAAATAAAAAAAGCTAAGCGTAATGCTTAGCTTTTTGTGACCGGGCTGGGGCTCGAACCCAGGACCCTCTCCTTAAAAGGGAGATGCTCTACCAACTGAGCTACCAGGTCATTTTTGCTTATTTGTCTAAGCGGTTGCAAATATACAACGGTTATATTGAATATTAAAAAAAAATGTTCTTTTTTTTAATATTTTTT encodes:
- a CDS encoding bifunctional aconitate hydratase 2/2-methylisocitrate dehydratase → MSIYKDYIKEIEVRKTQELHPKPIDGAELLSEIITQIKDVKNEYREDSLNFFIYNVLPGTTAAATVKASFLKEIILGETTLKEITPSFAFEQLSHMKGGPSIKVLLDIALGNDTSLAKQASEVLKTQVFLYEADTERLEDAFKNGNNFAKEIIESYAKAEFFTKLPEIEEEIKIVTFVAGIGDISTDLLSPGGDAHSRSDRELHGQCLFEHNKEKQQELIALQKQHPDKRVMLIADKGTMGVGSSRMSGVNNVALWTGIKSSPYVPFINIAPIIAGTNGISPIFLTTVGVTGGIGIDLKNWVKQKDEAGNTVRDEDGEPILKEAYSVATGTVLTVNTKEKKLYNGDKELMDISASLTPQKAEFIKAGGSYAVVFGKKLQAFASKALGTDIIPVFASSKEISIEGQGLTAVEKIFNKNAVGTTPGKVLHAGSDVRVEVNIVGSQDTTGLMTSQELEMMAATVISPIVDGGYQSGCHTASVWDEKSKANIPRLMKFMNDFGLITARDPENKYKPMTDVIHKVLNDLTVDDWAIIIGGDSHTRMSKGVAFGADSGTVALALATGEASMPIPQSVKVTFKGEMKSYMDFRDVVHATQSQMLDKFDGENVFQGKIIEVHIGTLTADQAFTFTDWTAEMKAKASICISEDTTLIESLEIAKGRIQIMIDKKMDNQKQVLQGLIDIADKRILEIKSGDKPALTPDANANYFAEFEVDLDLINEPMIADPDVYNDDVSKRYTHDTIRPLSFYGGDKKVDLGFIGSCMVHKGDMKILAQMLKNIEEQKGKVEFKAPLVVAPPTYNIVDELKTEGDWEVLQKYSGFEFDDNAPKGSARTKYENMLYLERPGCNLCMGNQEKASVGDTVMATSTRLFQGRVVKDSKEKKGESLLSSTPVVVLSTILGRTPSIEEYVEAVKGINLTMFKPSHKLLVK
- the fabG gene encoding 3-oxoacyl-[acyl-carrier-protein] reductase → MKLLKDKTAIITGATRGIGRGIALEFANQGCNIAFTYSSSVEAATALENELTNLGIKAKGYQSNAADFDAAQELAKNVLEEFKTIDVLVNNAGITKDNLLMRISETDFDKVIEVNLKSVFNLTKAVIRPMMKQRAGSIINMSSVVGLKGNAGQANYAASKAGILGFSKSVALELGSRNIRSNVVAPGFIETEMTAKLDEKVVDAWRNDIPLKRGGTPKDIANACVFLASDMSAYITGQTLSVDGGMLT
- a CDS encoding helix-turn-helix domain-containing protein, with translation MDILIRLKKILSYYNLTSSTFADTIEVQRSSISHLLSGRNKPSLDFVMKTVNKFPEVDLYWFLYGEGEFPKKEKIVVVPEIEEDKEETKPTLLSQDKNLIEKVDLEMKTPNIGDKKLVKIILLYNDGSFNEFNQ
- the purL gene encoding phosphoribosylformylglycinamidine synthase gives rise to the protein MIHFFGNVSSKIFTVQTTKELSTETISKLTWLFGEQPKINETSLELFFVGPRAAMITPWSTNAVEITQNMGISDIIRIEEFDVVSADYSDFDPMISQKYDGLKQDSFTIDIQPEPILDIEDIATYNEKEGLALSDEEVEYLEGVATKIGRKLTDSEVFGFSQVNSEHCRHKIFNGTFVIDGEEMPTSLFKLIKETSKQFPNDIVSAYKDNVAFIKGPKVEQFAPKSADKPDFYETKEFESVISLKAETHNFPTTVEPFNGAATGSGGEIRDRLAGGKGSLPLAGTAVYMTSYSRLEASIDSVKNTRFWENKFEARDWLYQTPMDILIKASNGASDFGNKFGQPLITGSVLTFEHEENTASSDAKPRKLGFDKVIMQAGGIGYGKAEQALKETPKEGDKIVILGGENYRIGMGGAAVSSADTGEFASGIELNAVQRSNPEMQKRAANAVRGMVESDENFIVSIHDHGAGGHLNCLSELVEDTGGKINLDNLPVGDPTLSAKEIIGNESQERMGLVIAEKHIDTLQKIAERERSPIYTVGDVTGDNRFTFESETKGDKPMDLALEDMFGSSPKTVLTDKTIVRNYKNSRYKTKNLNIYLNQVLQLEAVACKDWLTNKVDRCVGGKVAKQQCVGPLQIPLNNVGVMALDYNGKEGIATTIGHSPISALINPAAGSRNSIAESLTNIIWAPLKDNLASVSLSANWMWPCKNEGEDARLYKAVKAISELSIDLGINVPTGKDSLSMKQKYKEDEVISPGTVIISATANCNNLSKVVEPVLQKNGESIYYINISQDSFKLGGSSFNQVLNTIGNEAPDITNAAFLKDAFNTIQNLIKADKISAGHDVASGGLLTTLLEMCFADVNLGADFDISSLNEEDSLKVLFAENAGIVFQADASVETILSENNIEFFTIGTANDSGKVTIKNNEDNFSFDVSEVRDTWYKTSYLLDDKQTANGLAKNRFDNYKNQPLKYTFPTNFTGKIADVLGSSDKKDRPKAAIIREKGSNSEREMANAMYLAGFDVKDVHMTDLISGRETLEDIQFIGAVGGFSNSDVLGSAKGWAGAFLYNEKANTALKNFFKREDTLSVGICNGAQLWMELDLINPDHKVHGRLVHNDSKKHESSFTSVKIQENNSVMLSSLAGTELGVWISHGEGKFNLPEAETNYSIVAKYGYEGYPNNPNGSDYNTAMLCDATGRHLVTMPHIERSTFQWNWANYPAGRKDEVSPWLEAFVNAKTWIENKK
- a CDS encoding carboxypeptidase-like regulatory domain-containing protein is translated as MQKTYLFLTLLICISFSGYSQQLKGQVIDAKTKKPLSAAHILNLNSVVGTITNEKGLFEVTSKANDTVLVSFIGFSSIKLKVTNDLLKGNEVVISLQEKPEEIKEVVIKSTALIGVLEIDVKQVPKDKFTRIHINGLPQTYEIGKPQKITSPISKLLNPVDLIYNLFGRKPKQLKKLQKLKKKDDLRKMLAGKFDREVMMEYLEMDKQELNKLLTDCDYSAYFIKKASDLQIIEAVLNCYENYKVRKKGKIEINRVPDRN